One window of Dysidea avara chromosome 11, odDysAvar1.4, whole genome shotgun sequence genomic DNA carries:
- the LOC136239441 gene encoding TNF receptor-associated factor 5-like has translation MCEICMDVLNEPLLTTCCGQSYCRECVNQLRQNTCPHCRDPLNTIEDKKSSRILSNTKIKCPYHLFNKCKWNGNTSDLKSHLTTCQFKPVTCAKKCGVSRERKNIDRHLKTECDLRSQYCQYCSKEVVHKEMSGHVAECPIFPLDCPNGCSQSKILRQDMKKHIEKCPLEIVSCEFAKFGCNVKPKRQELSNHNTSNMGDHVVLLARAIAIKDEKINQLENKVITLETKLKNKRII, from the coding sequence ATGTGTGAAATCTGCATGGATGTATTGAACGAGCCATTACTCACTACCTGCTGTGGTCAAAGCTATTGCCGGGAGTGTGTAAACCAGCTGCGCCAAAACACCTGCCCCCATTGCCGTGATCCTCTCAACACCATTGAGGATAAAAAAAGTAGCAGGATATTGAGCAATACAAAAATTAAATGTCCATATCATCTTTTCAACAAGTGTAAATGGAATGGAAACACATCAGATCTCAAGAGCCATTTGACCACTTGCCAGTTCAAACCAGTTACATGTGCCAAGAAATGTGGTGTGAGTCGCGAGAGGAAAAATATTGATCGACATCTTAAGACCGAGTGTGATCTGCGCTCTCAATATTGCCAGTACTGCAGTAAAGAAGTAGTGCATAAAGAAATGAGTGGCCATGTTGCAGAATGTCCTATATTTCCACTTGATTGCCCAAATGGTTGCTCTCAATCAAAAATCCTGCGTCAAGACATGAAGAAACACATCGAGAAGTGTCCACTGGAAATAGTCAGCTGTGAGTTTGCCAAGTTTGGATGCAATGTCAAGCCAAAACGTCAAGAGCTTAGCAATCACAATACCTCCAATATGGGTGATCATGTGGTTTTGCTAGCACGTGCAATTGCCATCAAAGATGAGAAAATCAATCAACTTGAGAACAAGGTGATCACTTTAGAGACAAAACTTAAGAATAAACGTATTATATAA